CGTATACAAGCATCCGCCTTTTCTTTAAACAGGGCTGCATTGAATTCTTCACAGGGCTCAACTATGTCTATCAAGTGATGGGGGATTCCATTCCGCGCCGCCGTGCCGGGCTTGGCAGTACCTATGTCAAAGTATCTGTAAACCTGCATAGAATCGGCATTTACAATCTCACCATTAAATGCCTTTGCAAGGTAAAACGACAAATCGGATTTGCCTGTACAGGTAGGTCCAACAATAACAATGATTTTTTTCATTTTCCTCTTTTAGTAGACTGTTTTTTCATGCTGTTTCCTTTTGCCGGTCAACGGCATGATTGCAATGTCCATGACCCACAAGTGGGTGCCCCTCGCTCTGCTTCGCCTTGTGCTTTACAACATAGCTGCAGAAAGATCACGCTGCAAACCGAATATCTGCAACAATCCTTTCCCACGGCACCGATAATCCATTCTTCGCTGTAATGACAATCCCGATTGCTTCTAAAAACTTCACATCCTGATAAACATTCTTATAATCCCTCTTCAAAAGGGCAGCAAGCGCGCGAATATTCATATCGCCTTTGCCATGAATGACGCTCGGAAGTTCCAAATCCTCCCCCATTCACAAGGAGTCATAAATGCTAAATCATACAACGTTGTCTTTTTCACAGGCGCTCAATCCAGTACCGGGGCTCCCGATGGAGATGTGCAACTGCAACGATTATGATAGTTTTTTTATCGATTCCGTAGATAAGGACATAAGGAAATCTGGACAGCAAACAGCGCCGCAGACCTTGCTCAATCTCTCGATAAGATTCGGGAAATGCGGCGATGCGGCGGACTGTCATATCCAGTTCGTCAAGAAATTCTATACCCAGACCAATCTTCTGGTCGTTGTACCACTGTACTGCGTCATTTACTTCCCATTGAGCCGGGGTAAGAAATCTAATTTTCATGAGCGTCGGTGGGGCGCCATAACATCTTTGTAGCTGACTGTCTTCAATCTAACCGTTTTATATGCCTCCCACCTCTTTCGCGCTTCATCAGCCCATATTCTGTCGAGTTCCGGATCGGGCTTGTCCAGTTGTGTCAAAATATCATCAACAAGCTTCAACTTTTCTATGTCAGGTAAAGACTGAATCCTGATAAGAAGATCATCTGCTATGTGAGCCATGTTATTTTACCTCCCCTCTGACTATGCCCTTGAAAGGGTCGTCTTTATTATATTTTATCATTTTTCAGCTATTCCGTCTCTGCGTATCTGTACAGAAATGTTCTTATAATGTTCTTTGCATCCAGGGATCAATAATCTCCAAAAAGGCCCATCTTCCGAAACTCCGTAATTGTTGAGGGTTGTTTTGCCTAATGCTATCAAACTGTATTAAATGCGTCAACGGTTATTGATGATTAGATAATGATGAACTCGTAAAAAGTCGTATTTCTGTCGCTTTGTCATTCCCACGAAAGTGGGAATCCAGTGATTTCAAT
The Pseudomonadota bacterium DNA segment above includes these coding regions:
- a CDS encoding type II toxin-antitoxin system RelE/ParE family toxin, with the translated sequence MKIRFLTPAQWEVNDAVQWYNDQKIGLGIEFLDELDMTVRRIAAFPESYREIEQGLRRCLLSRFPYVLIYGIDKKTIIIVAVAHLHREPRYWIERL
- a CDS encoding addiction module protein, yielding MAHIADDLLIRIQSLPDIEKLKLVDDILTQLDKPDPELDRIWADEARKRWEAYKTVRLKTVSYKDVMAPHRRS